The Hydrogenophaga crocea genome contains a region encoding:
- a CDS encoding branched-chain amino acid ABC transporter permease, with amino-acid sequence MLSRLLSHDLPRSRPLAVLLALLVLGLAFAPFLFPGVKALNVAAKVLIFIALVVSFDLLLGYTGIVSFAHTMFFGIGAYGIAISATALGPTWWALIVGALGALLLSLLLSLLIGLFSLRVRAIFFAMITLAVASAFLTLASQLSDITGGEDGLTFRLPELLSPGFALMEDDFQGPFGPVALNGRFITYYLLFVCVTAMFLVMLRIVNSPFGRVLQAIRENDFRAEALGYRTVVYRTLSNVIAASFATLAGCLLALWLRYNGPDTSLSFEIMLDILLIVVIGGMGTLYGAIIGSVVFLVAQSYLQDLLRWAGALTEGVPLLPALLTPDRWLLWLGLLFVLSVYHFPTGVVGKLRERASLKGTKEGA; translated from the coding sequence GTGTTGTCCCGTCTGCTCTCCCACGACCTGCCGCGCAGCCGCCCGCTGGCGGTGCTGCTCGCGCTGCTGGTGCTGGGCCTGGCCTTCGCGCCCTTCCTGTTTCCGGGCGTGAAGGCGCTCAACGTGGCCGCCAAAGTGCTGATCTTCATCGCCCTGGTGGTCAGCTTCGACCTGCTGCTCGGCTACACCGGCATCGTGAGCTTCGCGCACACCATGTTCTTCGGCATCGGCGCCTACGGCATCGCCATCTCGGCCACCGCGCTCGGCCCCACCTGGTGGGCGCTGATCGTGGGCGCGCTCGGGGCCCTGCTGCTGTCGCTGCTGCTGTCGCTGCTGATCGGCCTGTTTTCGCTGCGGGTGCGCGCGATCTTCTTCGCCATGATCACGCTCGCCGTGGCCTCGGCCTTCCTCACGCTGGCCTCGCAGCTCTCGGACATCACCGGCGGTGAAGACGGCCTGACCTTCCGCCTGCCCGAGCTGCTCTCGCCGGGCTTCGCGCTGATGGAGGACGACTTCCAGGGCCCGTTCGGCCCGGTGGCGCTCAACGGCCGCTTCATCACCTACTACCTGCTGTTCGTGTGCGTCACGGCCATGTTCCTGGTGATGCTGCGCATCGTGAACTCGCCCTTCGGCCGCGTGCTGCAGGCGATCCGCGAAAACGACTTCCGCGCCGAGGCCCTGGGCTACCGCACGGTGGTGTACCGCACGCTCTCCAACGTGATCGCCGCCTCGTTCGCCACGCTCGCGGGCTGCCTGCTGGCGCTCTGGCTGCGCTACAACGGGCCCGACACCTCGCTGTCCTTCGAGATCATGCTGGACATCCTGCTGATCGTGGTCATCGGCGGCATGGGCACGCTCTACGGCGCCATCATCGGCAGCGTGGTGTTCCTGGTCGCCCAGAGCTACCTGCAGGACCTGCTGCGCTGGGCCGGTGCGCTCACCGAAGGCGTGCCGCTGCTGCCCGCCCTGCTCACGCCCGACCGCTGGCTGCTCTGGCTCGGCCTGCTGTTCGTGCTCTCGGTCTACCACTTCCCCACCGGCGTGGTGGGCAAGCTGCGCGAGCGCGCATCGCTCAAAGGCACGAAGGAGGGCGCATGA
- a CDS encoding alpha/beta fold hydrolase yields the protein MNLATPEPRSRYLVCEGREIHFTDWVPAQAGGPVVIAWHGLARTGRDMDPLAAHLCAQGWRVICPDTLGRGLSQWSPKPQEEYCLSFYARLARSLVDQLGLQRFHWVGTSMGGAIGMVCAAGPLQGRIERLVLNDIGPQLAAPAVARIRAYAGNPPAFGTVHELEQFFRTVYKPYGYLPDAQWRQLTESSLRRLPDGRVTPHYDPAMVQQFEHHPQDYELWPTFDRIEVPVLCLRGAESDLLLADTAEAMRDRGPRALVVTIPGCGHAPALNVPDQFDLVQRFLSGH from the coding sequence ATGAACCTCGCCACCCCCGAACCGCGTTCGCGTTACCTCGTGTGCGAGGGCCGCGAGATCCACTTCACCGACTGGGTGCCCGCGCAGGCCGGCGGCCCGGTGGTGATCGCCTGGCACGGCCTGGCGCGCACCGGGCGCGACATGGACCCGCTGGCCGCGCACCTGTGCGCCCAGGGCTGGCGCGTGATCTGCCCCGACACGCTCGGCCGCGGCCTGTCGCAGTGGAGCCCCAAGCCGCAGGAAGAGTACTGCCTGTCGTTCTACGCGCGGCTGGCGCGTTCGCTGGTGGACCAGCTCGGCCTGCAGCGCTTCCACTGGGTGGGCACGTCCATGGGCGGGGCGATCGGCATGGTGTGCGCGGCCGGGCCGCTGCAGGGCCGCATCGAGCGCCTGGTGCTCAACGACATCGGGCCGCAACTGGCCGCGCCCGCGGTGGCGCGCATCCGCGCCTACGCCGGCAACCCGCCGGCCTTCGGCACGGTGCACGAGCTCGAGCAGTTCTTCCGCACCGTCTACAAACCCTATGGCTACCTGCCCGACGCGCAGTGGCGCCAGCTCACCGAAAGCTCGCTGCGCCGCCTGCCCGACGGCCGCGTGACGCCGCACTACGACCCGGCCATGGTGCAGCAGTTCGAGCACCACCCGCAGGACTACGAGCTCTGGCCCACCTTCGACCGCATCGAGGTGCCGGTGCTGTGCCTGCGCGGCGCCGAATCCGACCTGCTGCTGGCCGACACCGCCGAGGCCATGCGCGACCGCGGGCCGCGCGCGCTGGTGGTGACCATTCCGGGCTGCGGCCACGCGCCCGCGCTCAACGTGCCCGACCAGTTCGATCTGGTGCAGCGTTTCCTGAGCGGGCACTGA
- the kdsA gene encoding 3-deoxy-8-phosphooctulonate synthase yields the protein MTTIAITPTVRCANDLPFVLFGGMNVLESMDLALQVCEHYVQVTQRLGIPYVFKASFDKANRSSIHSYRGPGLDEGLKILRAVKERFGVPVITDLHEPWQAEPVAAVADVIQLPAFLARQTDLVVAMARTGRVVNIKKPQFLSPSQVVHIVEKFREAGNAQVLLCERGASFGYDNLVVDMLGFGVMKQTTGQLPIIFDVTHALQQREAGGAASGGRRQQVVDLARAGMAVGLGGLFLEAHPDPDRAKCDGPSALPLDKLEPFLAQVKAVDDLVKSFAPLDIR from the coding sequence ATGACCACCATCGCCATCACCCCCACCGTCCGCTGCGCCAACGACCTGCCCTTCGTGCTCTTCGGTGGCATGAACGTGCTCGAGTCCATGGACCTGGCGCTGCAGGTCTGCGAGCACTACGTGCAGGTCACGCAGCGCCTGGGCATCCCCTACGTGTTCAAGGCCAGCTTCGACAAGGCCAACCGCTCGTCCATCCACTCGTACCGCGGCCCGGGCCTCGACGAAGGCCTGAAGATCCTGCGGGCGGTCAAGGAGCGCTTCGGCGTGCCCGTGATCACCGACCTGCACGAGCCCTGGCAGGCCGAGCCCGTGGCCGCGGTGGCCGACGTGATCCAGCTGCCCGCCTTCCTCGCGCGCCAGACCGATCTGGTGGTGGCCATGGCCAGGACCGGGCGCGTGGTGAACATCAAGAAGCCGCAGTTCCTGAGCCCCTCGCAGGTGGTGCACATCGTCGAAAAATTCCGCGAGGCGGGCAATGCGCAGGTGCTGCTGTGCGAGCGCGGCGCGAGCTTCGGCTACGACAACCTGGTGGTCGACATGCTGGGCTTCGGCGTGATGAAGCAGACCACGGGCCAGCTGCCCATCATCTTCGACGTGACCCACGCGCTGCAGCAGCGCGAGGCGGGCGGCGCGGCCTCGGGCGGGCGGCGCCAGCAGGTGGTCGACCTCGCGCGCGCCGGCATGGCCGTGGGCCTGGGCGGCCTGTTCCTCGAAGCCCACCCCGACCCGGACCGCGCGAAGTGCGACGGCCCGAGCGCCCTGCCGCTGGACAAGCTCGAGCCCTTCCTCGCGCAGGTGAAGGCGGTGGACGATCTGGTGAAGTCCTTCGCGCCGCTGGACATCCGCTGA
- a CDS encoding sensor histidine kinase, with protein MNRPPAPSLRARLWRHVMLPLALSWLIGTVATLGVASHFTERAFDRALLDDAYAIASHLQAQPDGTVALQLSPGELEAALFDQAEFVHYAVLRPDGSTLTGTPLPALRPPLPGQSFRYGNALHDGRVVRGVVLRHEVGDQALHVVMAHTTRVRNELLHQLLLYGALPLLLLLGLLALAIWRSISRDLAPLGRLQATLAHRDAKDLTPVAIAPSTREIEHLSHAVNDLFDRLGRSVHAQHEFAGNVAHELRTPLARIRALADYGLAHPDAAATREQLRQIAHSAERAGRLVHQLLDLARADEAALALKPQRLALAPLVGQAVLRHLDRADAQGVDLGARGLDDGADEVHVMADAVLIEGILDNLIDNALRHGGTTLTIELDADRAAGHCTLAVADDGPGMDPAARGELVKRWSQGGERNGERVGAGLGLSIVARYAQLLGSALRLDAGEHGRGLRASLRLPLA; from the coding sequence ATGAACCGCCCGCCCGCGCCCTCGTTGCGCGCGCGCCTGTGGCGGCACGTGATGCTGCCACTGGCCCTGAGCTGGCTGATCGGCACCGTGGCCACGCTGGGCGTGGCCAGCCACTTCACCGAGCGCGCCTTCGACCGCGCACTGCTCGACGACGCCTACGCAATCGCCTCGCACCTGCAGGCCCAGCCCGATGGCACGGTGGCGCTGCAGCTCTCGCCGGGCGAGCTCGAAGCCGCCCTGTTCGACCAGGCCGAGTTCGTGCACTACGCGGTACTGCGGCCCGACGGCTCCACGCTCACGGGCACACCGCTGCCCGCGTTGCGCCCGCCCTTGCCGGGCCAGAGCTTTCGCTACGGCAATGCGTTGCACGACGGCCGCGTGGTGCGTGGCGTGGTGCTGCGCCACGAAGTCGGCGATCAGGCGCTGCACGTCGTGATGGCGCACACCACGCGCGTGCGCAACGAGCTGCTGCACCAGCTGCTCCTGTACGGCGCCCTGCCCCTGCTGCTGCTGCTGGGCCTGCTGGCCCTGGCGATCTGGCGCAGCATCTCGCGCGACCTCGCGCCGCTGGGCCGGCTGCAGGCCACGCTTGCGCACCGCGACGCCAAGGACCTCACGCCGGTGGCGATCGCGCCGTCCACGCGCGAGATCGAACACCTGAGCCATGCCGTCAACGACCTGTTCGACCGCCTGGGTCGCAGCGTGCACGCCCAGCACGAGTTCGCGGGCAACGTGGCGCACGAGCTGCGCACCCCGCTCGCGCGCATCCGCGCACTGGCCGACTACGGCCTGGCGCATCCCGACGCCGCGGCCACGCGCGAGCAGTTGCGCCAGATCGCGCACAGCGCCGAGCGCGCGGGCCGGCTGGTGCACCAGTTGCTCGACCTCGCGCGCGCCGACGAAGCCGCGCTCGCACTCAAACCACAGCGGCTGGCGCTCGCGCCGCTCGTGGGCCAGGCGGTGCTGCGCCACCTCGACCGCGCCGACGCGCAGGGCGTGGACCTGGGCGCGCGCGGCCTCGACGACGGCGCCGACGAGGTGCACGTGATGGCCGACGCGGTGCTGATCGAAGGCATCCTGGACAACCTGATCGACAACGCGCTGCGCCACGGCGGCACCACGCTCACCATCGAGCTCGACGCGGACCGCGCCGCGGGGCACTGCACGCTCGCGGTGGCGGACGACGGCCCGGGCATGGACCCGGCGGCGCGCGGCGAGCTGGTCAAACGCTGGTCGCAGGGCGGCGAACGCAACGGCGAGCGCGTGGGTGCGGGGCTGGGCCTGTCGATCGTGGCGCGCTACGCGCAATTGCTGGGCAGCGCGCTGCGGCTCGATGCCGGCGAGCACGGGCGCGGCCTGCGGGCCAGCCTGCGCCTGCCGCTGGCCTGA
- a CDS encoding response regulator transcription factor → MRILLVEDDAVLREVIARSLTDAGHRVDEAASAQTAAHLWRVQPFDAVLLDLNLPQQPHTGSPMANGLAVLREARSRGDRTPVLVLTARNRTEERIAGLDSGADDYLGKPFDLAEVEARLRALVRRATGSDDLTRLGALELDRRARQFSVAGQPLDLPAREFEVLWELMSPPGRAVSKRELSDKLSGFDEALADNALEAFISRLRKKLAGSGAAIRTLRGIGYRVEPEAP, encoded by the coding sequence ATGCGGATCCTGTTGGTGGAAGACGATGCGGTGCTGCGCGAGGTGATCGCGCGCAGCCTGACCGATGCCGGGCACCGGGTGGACGAAGCGGCCAGCGCGCAGACCGCCGCCCACCTGTGGCGCGTGCAACCCTTCGACGCGGTGCTGCTCGACCTCAACCTGCCGCAGCAGCCGCACACCGGCAGTCCCATGGCCAACGGCCTGGCCGTGCTGCGCGAGGCGCGCTCGCGCGGCGACCGCACCCCCGTGCTGGTGCTGACCGCACGCAACCGCACCGAAGAGCGCATCGCCGGCCTCGACAGCGGCGCCGACGACTACCTGGGCAAGCCCTTCGACCTCGCGGAGGTGGAGGCCCGGCTGCGCGCCCTGGTGCGCCGCGCCACCGGCAGCGACGACCTCACCCGCCTCGGCGCGCTCGAGCTCGACCGGCGCGCGCGCCAGTTCAGCGTGGCGGGCCAGCCGCTGGACCTGCCCGCGCGCGAGTTCGAGGTGCTGTGGGAGCTCATGAGCCCGCCGGGCCGCGCGGTGAGCAAACGCGAGCTGTCCGACAAGCTCTCGGGCTTCGATGAAGCGCTGGCCGACAACGCCCTAGAGGCCTTCATCTCGCGCCTGCGCAAAAAGCTCGCGGGCAGCGGCGCGGCGATCCGCACGCTGCGCGGCATCGGCTACCGCGTCGAACCCGAGGCACCATGA
- a CDS encoding tripartite tricarboxylate transporter permease: protein MELLNNLWFGLQVAAEPINLLYCFLGVFLGTVVGVLPGIGALAAISLLLPLSYHIPPTAAIIMLAGVYYGAQYGGSTASILLNLPGTPSSAVTCIDGYPMARNGKAGVALFVTTIASLAGAMSGLVLLTLFSPVIAEVGLKFGPAEFCSMMLLGLVAASSVSSGSAVKGLAMMVFGLLLGMVGTDINSGVARFAFDVPELTDGINLVALAMGLFGIAEVVRCIKSADANRKIEKISLRSMAPSREEFRATVKPMARGSALGSALGALPGVGPSIAAFMAYAIEKKVARDPSRFGKGAIEGITAPESANNAAAQTAFVPSLSLGIPGDAVMAVMLGALIIHGIQPGPMLISEQPALFWGLVVSFAIGNIMLVILNLPTIGLWVALLRIPFAWMYPAILVFVALGVYSVNNNGFDIYLVTALGVMGYLLMVLRFEPAPLLLGYILGPLMEEYLRRAMLISRGDPMVFIERPISATLLAMTAALLLWALWSTLRGNLRARRQLAALQAAAD from the coding sequence ATGGAATTGCTCAACAACCTCTGGTTCGGTCTGCAGGTCGCGGCCGAGCCCATCAACCTGCTCTACTGTTTCCTCGGTGTCTTTCTGGGCACCGTGGTCGGCGTGCTGCCGGGCATCGGCGCGCTCGCCGCGATCTCGCTGCTGCTGCCGCTCTCGTACCACATCCCGCCCACGGCTGCGATCATCATGCTCGCGGGCGTGTACTACGGCGCGCAGTACGGCGGCTCCACCGCCTCCATCCTGCTGAACCTGCCGGGCACGCCCTCGTCGGCCGTGACCTGCATCGACGGCTATCCGATGGCGCGCAATGGCAAGGCCGGCGTCGCACTGTTCGTCACCACCATCGCCTCGCTGGCGGGGGCGATGTCGGGCCTGGTGCTGCTCACGCTGTTCTCGCCCGTGATCGCCGAGGTGGGCCTGAAATTCGGCCCCGCCGAGTTCTGCTCGATGATGCTGCTGGGCCTGGTCGCCGCGTCCTCGGTGAGTTCGGGGTCGGCGGTGAAAGGCCTGGCCATGATGGTGTTCGGCCTGCTGCTGGGCATGGTCGGCACCGACATCAATTCCGGCGTGGCGCGCTTCGCCTTCGACGTGCCCGAACTCACCGACGGCATCAACCTGGTGGCGCTGGCCATGGGCCTGTTCGGCATCGCCGAGGTGGTGCGCTGCATCAAGTCGGCCGACGCCAACCGCAAGATCGAGAAGATCTCGCTGCGCTCCATGGCGCCTTCGCGCGAGGAGTTCAGGGCCACGGTCAAGCCCATGGCCCGCGGCTCGGCGCTGGGCTCGGCACTGGGCGCGCTGCCCGGTGTGGGGCCGTCGATCGCGGCCTTCATGGCCTACGCCATCGAGAAGAAGGTGGCGCGCGACCCCAGCCGTTTCGGCAAAGGCGCCATCGAGGGCATCACCGCGCCCGAATCCGCCAACAACGCGGCCGCGCAGACCGCCTTCGTGCCCTCGCTGTCGCTGGGCATCCCCGGTGACGCGGTGATGGCCGTGATGCTGGGCGCGCTGATCATCCACGGCATCCAGCCCGGTCCCATGCTCATCAGCGAGCAGCCCGCGCTGTTCTGGGGCCTGGTGGTGAGCTTCGCGATCGGCAACATCATGCTGGTGATCCTCAACCTGCCCACCATCGGCCTGTGGGTCGCGCTGCTGCGCATCCCGTTCGCGTGGATGTACCCGGCGATCCTGGTGTTCGTGGCCCTGGGCGTGTACAGCGTCAACAACAACGGCTTCGACATCTACCTCGTGACCGCGCTGGGCGTCATGGGCTACCTGCTCATGGTGCTGCGCTTCGAGCCCGCCCCGCTGCTGCTGGGCTACATCCTGGGCCCGCTGATGGAGGAGTACCTGCGTCGCGCCATGCTGATCTCGCGCGGCGACCCGATGGTGTTCATCGAGCGCCCCATCAGCGCCACGCTGCTGGCCATGACGGCGGCGCTGCTGCTGTGGGCCCTGTGGTCGACGCTGCGCGGCAACCTGCGCGCCAGGCGGCAGCTCGCCGCGCTGCAGGCCGCGGCCGATTGA
- a CDS encoding tripartite tricarboxylate transporter TctB family protein, translating into MKITRDTHDLVGGGLMTAIGLFFALHGSAYDFGSTARMGPGYFPVVLGWTLAALGLLVALPAWWRRGSAIAVEWGSLFWCVLSLLVFAFTLHGLGVVLASFATALISLTPTAMAWRTRLTVCAVVALLTTLIFPIGLQMVLPIWPWSP; encoded by the coding sequence ATGAAAATCACCCGCGACACCCACGACCTGGTCGGCGGCGGTCTGATGACCGCCATCGGCCTTTTCTTTGCGCTGCACGGCAGCGCCTACGACTTCGGCAGCACGGCCCGCATGGGCCCGGGCTACTTCCCGGTGGTGCTGGGCTGGACGCTGGCCGCGCTCGGCCTGCTCGTGGCCCTGCCCGCCTGGTGGCGCCGCGGCAGCGCCATTGCCGTGGAATGGGGCAGCCTGTTCTGGTGCGTGCTGAGCCTGCTGGTCTTCGCGTTCACGCTGCACGGGCTCGGCGTGGTGCTGGCCTCGTTCGCCACCGCGCTGATCTCGCTCACGCCCACAGCCATGGCGTGGCGCACGCGGCTCACGGTCTGCGCGGTGGTGGCGCTGCTCACCACGCTGATCTTCCCGATCGGCCTGCAGATGGTGCTGCCGATCTGGCCCTGGAGCCCCTGA
- the hemH gene encoding ferrochelatase: MPSPTFAPEPPYAHGSPARTAVVLCNLGTPDEPTAPALRRYLGEFLSDPRVVEIPRLVWLPILHGVILRVRPAKSAAKYASIWTPEGSPLKVWTEKQAKLLGGHLGERGHQVQVRYAMRYGNPSIASVLDALKAEGATRILLLPAYPQYSGTTTASVIDAVTAWSARQRHVPELRFVNRYHDHPGYIAALARSVRAHWQAHGQAEQLVMSFHGVPERTLHLGDPYHCECLKTGRLLAQALGLDAKGYRVTFQSRFGKAKWLEPYTEPTLVAMAQQGVKSVQLICPGFTGDCIETLEEIDMEARAAFTQAGGERFEYIACLNDRPEWIRALTDIAEQHLQGWPTREPVNAQALDDSRQRALAQGARR; the protein is encoded by the coding sequence ATGCCCTCCCCGACGTTTGCGCCCGAACCCCCATACGCCCACGGCAGCCCGGCCCGCACCGCCGTCGTGCTGTGCAACCTGGGCACGCCCGACGAACCCACCGCGCCCGCGCTGCGCCGCTACCTGGGCGAGTTCCTGTCCGATCCGCGGGTGGTCGAGATCCCGCGCCTGGTCTGGCTGCCCATCCTGCACGGCGTGATCCTGCGCGTGCGGCCGGCCAAATCGGCCGCCAAGTACGCGAGCATCTGGACGCCCGAGGGCTCGCCGCTCAAGGTCTGGACCGAGAAGCAGGCCAAGCTGCTCGGCGGCCACCTGGGCGAGCGCGGCCACCAGGTGCAGGTGCGCTATGCCATGCGCTACGGCAACCCCTCGATCGCCTCGGTGCTCGACGCGCTCAAGGCCGAGGGCGCCACGCGCATCCTGCTGCTGCCGGCCTACCCGCAGTACAGCGGCACCACCACCGCGAGCGTGATCGACGCCGTGACGGCCTGGAGCGCCCGCCAGCGCCACGTGCCCGAGCTGCGCTTCGTGAACCGCTACCACGACCACCCGGGCTACATCGCCGCGCTCGCGCGCTCGGTGCGCGCGCACTGGCAGGCCCACGGCCAGGCCGAGCAGCTGGTGATGAGTTTTCACGGCGTGCCCGAACGCACCCTGCACCTGGGCGACCCCTACCACTGCGAGTGCCTCAAGACCGGCCGCCTGCTCGCGCAGGCCCTGGGCCTGGACGCCAAGGGCTACCGCGTGACTTTCCAGAGCCGCTTCGGCAAGGCCAAGTGGCTCGAGCCCTACACCGAACCCACGCTGGTGGCCATGGCGCAGCAGGGCGTGAAAAGCGTGCAGCTGATCTGCCCGGGCTTCACGGGCGACTGCATCGAAACGCTCGAAGAGATCGACATGGAAGCGCGCGCGGCCTTCACCCAGGCCGGCGGCGAGCGCTTCGAGTACATCGCCTGCCTCAACGACCGGCCCGAGTGGATCCGGGCGCTCACCGACATCGCCGAGCAGCACCTGCAGGGCTGGCCCACGCGCGAGCCCGTGAACGCGCAGGCGCTCGACGACAGCCGCCAACGCGCACTCGCCCAGGGCGCCCGCCGCTGA
- a CDS encoding HAD family hydrolase → MNKTPSPTHEPLRSAVLQALDAGRIKAISLDLDDTLWPIWPTIERAEAALAAWLREHAPATAVLAGNPQALREARHYLQIKRPDLSNDLSALRRESIRFVLLKAGDDPELAEEAFEVFFEARHRVELFDDALPALEWLAGRYPVVALSNGNADVHRVGLGRHFHHSISAREFGVGKPDARIFHAAAEAAGVRPGEVLHVGDDAQLDVLGGLIAGLQVAWVNRDGREWEHAPLQPHLTVPDLMSLCNQLA, encoded by the coding sequence ATGAACAAGACCCCGAGCCCGACCCACGAGCCCCTGCGATCCGCTGTGCTTCAGGCCCTGGATGCGGGCCGCATCAAGGCCATCAGCCTCGACCTGGACGACACGCTGTGGCCGATCTGGCCCACCATCGAACGCGCCGAGGCCGCATTGGCCGCCTGGCTGCGCGAGCACGCCCCCGCCACCGCGGTGCTCGCGGGCAACCCGCAGGCGCTGCGCGAGGCGCGCCACTACCTGCAGATCAAGCGGCCCGATCTGTCGAACGACCTGAGCGCGCTGCGCCGCGAGTCGATCCGTTTCGTGCTGCTCAAGGCCGGTGACGACCCCGAGCTCGCCGAAGAAGCCTTCGAGGTGTTCTTCGAGGCGCGCCACCGCGTCGAGCTGTTCGACGACGCGCTGCCCGCGCTCGAATGGCTGGCCGGCCGCTACCCGGTGGTGGCGCTGTCCAACGGCAACGCCGACGTGCACCGCGTGGGCCTGGGCCGGCACTTCCACCACAGCATCAGCGCGCGCGAGTTCGGTGTGGGCAAGCCCGACGCGCGCATCTTCCACGCCGCGGCCGAGGCCGCGGGCGTGCGCCCCGGCGAGGTGCTGCACGTGGGCGACGACGCCCAGCTCGACGTGCTCGGCGGCCTGATCGCGGGCCTGCAGGTGGCCTGGGTCAATCGCGACGGCCGCGAGTGGGAACACGCCCCGCTGCAGCCGCACCTGACCGTGCCCGACCTCATGAGCCTGTGCAACCAGCTGGCCTGA
- a CDS encoding glutathione S-transferase family protein, which produces MQPAGLTLHGIAASRALRPLWAATELGLAFTHVPTPYLGGATRTPEHLALNPNGHIPVLVDARPEGEVVVWESMACALYLARVHGVADGVGIAPASPREEAEALRWSFWAVNECEADALTVLAHRVAMPEPRRKPALADAAERRLAVPLRVIEAHLQRQQAAGQEHLAAQRFTVADLCVASVLLWARASGPLMADHPLTHAWLKACLARPAYRAVKTRY; this is translated from the coding sequence GTGCAACCAGCTGGCCTGACCCTGCACGGCATCGCCGCCTCGCGCGCGCTGCGCCCGCTGTGGGCCGCGACCGAGCTCGGCCTGGCCTTCACGCACGTGCCCACGCCCTACCTGGGCGGCGCCACGCGCACGCCCGAACACCTGGCGCTCAACCCCAACGGCCACATCCCGGTGCTGGTGGACGCGCGGCCCGAGGGCGAGGTGGTGGTGTGGGAAAGCATGGCCTGCGCGCTCTACCTCGCGCGCGTGCACGGCGTGGCCGATGGCGTGGGCATCGCACCCGCCAGCCCGCGCGAAGAGGCCGAGGCCCTGCGCTGGAGCTTCTGGGCCGTCAACGAATGCGAGGCCGACGCGCTCACCGTGCTCGCGCACCGCGTGGCCATGCCCGAGCCGCGCCGCAAGCCCGCGCTGGCCGACGCCGCCGAGCGCCGGCTCGCGGTGCCGCTGCGCGTGATCGAGGCACACCTGCAGCGCCAGCAGGCCGCCGGCCAGGAACACCTCGCGGCGCAGCGCTTCACCGTCGCCGACCTGTGCGTGGCCAGCGTGCTGCTGTGGGCGCGGGCCTCGGGCCCGCTCATGGCCGATCACCCGCTCACGCACGCCTGGCTCAAGGCCTGCCTGGCGCGGCCCGCTTACCGCGCGGTCAAAACCAGGTATTGA
- a CDS encoding SH3 domain-containing protein has translation MAAATVARPFSRGFIALSLSLAALAGAHAQTMVSISGSTVNMREAPTLDSAVLWELQRGYPLEVTGRRGSWLAVKDFEGDTGWVARSMTGKAPHHIVKGPTLNLRSAPSTSSAVVAQMARGELLKTLEKRRDWVRVERASGETGWVSRRLVWGF, from the coding sequence ATGGCGGCTGCCACCGTTGCACGACCCTTTTCCCGCGGCTTCATCGCCCTGTCCCTGTCGCTCGCCGCGCTCGCGGGCGCACACGCCCAGACCATGGTCAGCATCAGCGGCAGCACCGTGAACATGCGCGAGGCCCCCACGCTGGACAGCGCCGTGCTCTGGGAACTGCAGCGCGGCTACCCGCTGGAGGTGACCGGGCGGCGCGGCAGCTGGCTCGCGGTGAAGGACTTCGAGGGCGACACCGGCTGGGTCGCGCGCTCGATGACCGGCAAGGCACCGCACCACATCGTCAAGGGCCCGACCCTGAACCTGCGCAGCGCGCCCAGCACGTCGAGCGCGGTGGTCGCGCAGATGGCGCGCGGCGAACTGCTCAAGACACTCGAGAAGCGCCGCGACTGGGTGCGTGTGGAGCGCGCGAGCGGTGAGACCGGCTGGGTTTCGCGCCGCCTGGTCTGGGGCTTCTAG